Proteins encoded within one genomic window of Couchioplanes caeruleus:
- a CDS encoding 4a-hydroxytetrahydrobiopterin dehydratase → MGDLLDADSVRNAVAVLDGWEGSTDAIVRTVGLRSFPAAIAVVDRVAKLAEEMDHHPDIDIRWRTLTFRCSTHSVGGVTTRDIALANRIDRILADAS, encoded by the coding sequence ATGGGTGACCTGCTCGACGCCGATTCGGTACGCAACGCCGTGGCCGTCCTCGACGGGTGGGAGGGCAGCACGGACGCGATCGTCCGCACCGTGGGCCTGCGCAGCTTCCCCGCCGCGATCGCGGTCGTGGACCGGGTGGCGAAGCTGGCCGAGGAGATGGACCACCACCCCGACATCGACATCCGCTGGCGCACGCTGACGTTCCGCTGCAGCACCCACTCGGTCGGCGGCGTGACGACCCGGGACATCGCCCTGGCCAACCGCATCGACCGCATCCTCGCCGACGCCTCGTAA
- a CDS encoding LppX_LprAFG lipoprotein: protein MRTARAAGLGLASLAAVALAVGGCSADNAATPGAGTPSGSVPGASASAGVADPAAAAALADAAAKLSTTSFKVSMTSGPGLNLNGLMDAPNGVGTATVAITGSNTKIEIKTLLVDQDLYLQIPGITKTGTWTHVDVSRLPEGANVGLRPGQIDPANTAQLLSSTTDVQRVDPRSFRGTLDLTKVAGVVGVDQKMVSSLGSQAQNVPFTAGLDEQGRLSALTIQFPAVNGQQAQPLEVLYSDYGTPVDAKRPPAAQIIEAPDSLYPTLGG from the coding sequence ATGCGGACGGCTCGTGCAGCAGGGCTGGGCCTTGCATCGTTGGCCGCGGTAGCTCTCGCCGTGGGCGGGTGCTCCGCCGACAATGCGGCGACCCCGGGCGCTGGTACTCCCTCCGGAAGTGTTCCCGGTGCGTCCGCGAGCGCGGGCGTCGCCGACCCCGCTGCCGCCGCCGCGCTGGCCGATGCCGCGGCGAAGCTCAGCACCACAAGCTTCAAGGTGTCCATGACGTCCGGGCCGGGCCTGAACCTGAACGGGCTCATGGACGCGCCGAACGGTGTCGGGACGGCCACGGTGGCCATCACCGGGTCGAATACCAAGATCGAAATCAAGACTTTGCTCGTGGACCAGGACCTTTACCTCCAGATCCCCGGCATCACGAAGACCGGCACCTGGACCCACGTGGACGTGTCCCGGCTGCCCGAGGGCGCCAACGTCGGACTGCGACCGGGGCAGATCGATCCGGCCAACACCGCCCAGTTGCTGAGCTCCACGACCGACGTGCAGCGGGTCGACCCGCGCAGCTTCCGGGGCACGCTCGATCTCACCAAGGTCGCCGGTGTCGTCGGCGTCGACCAGAAGATGGTCAGCTCGTTGGGTTCCCAGGCCCAGAACGTGCCGTTCACCGCGGGCCTCGACGAGCAGGGCCGGCTCTCCGCCCTGACGATCCAGTTTCCGGCCGTGAACGGGCAGCAGGCCCAGCCGCTCGAGGTCCTGTACTCCGACTACGGCACCCCGGTGGATGCGAAGCGGCCGCCGGCCGCCCAGATCATCGAGGCGCCGGACAGCCTCTACCCCACCCTGGGCGGCTGA
- a CDS encoding Fpg/Nei family DNA glycosylase: MPEGHTIHRLAGRHRELFAGHVVAVDSPQGRFGAGAALISGRRLIDTEAYGKHLLHHFDGELSLHIHLGLYGKFADGVAPAPDPVGQVRMRMAGGGHWLELRGPTACEVLEPGAVAVLRARLGQDPLRDDADPLSAYGRVRSSMKPVFALLLDQTVVAGCGLIYANEVLFRAGLAPTTPGARITAACWQQMWDDLRALMKEGVLRGRIDTVHTAHTPEAMQRAPRVDRHGGEVYVYRRPGQPCLVCGTPVQRGPLAGRNLYWCPTCQPG, translated from the coding sequence GTGCCAGAGGGACACACCATTCATCGTCTTGCCGGGCGGCATCGAGAGTTGTTCGCCGGACATGTCGTCGCCGTGGACAGCCCGCAGGGGCGGTTCGGTGCCGGGGCGGCCCTGATCAGTGGCCGCCGGTTGATCGACACCGAGGCGTACGGCAAGCATCTGCTGCATCACTTCGACGGGGAGCTCAGCCTCCACATCCATCTCGGGCTGTACGGCAAGTTCGCCGACGGTGTGGCGCCCGCACCCGATCCCGTGGGGCAGGTGCGGATGCGGATGGCGGGCGGCGGGCACTGGCTCGAGCTGCGCGGCCCCACCGCGTGTGAGGTGCTCGAGCCCGGGGCGGTGGCGGTGCTGCGGGCGCGGCTGGGCCAGGATCCGTTGCGGGACGACGCCGATCCGCTTTCCGCGTACGGCAGGGTGCGAAGCAGCATGAAGCCGGTGTTTGCGCTGCTGCTGGACCAGACGGTGGTTGCCGGGTGTGGGTTGATCTACGCGAACGAGGTGTTGTTCCGGGCCGGGCTGGCACCGACGACGCCGGGAGCGCGCATCACGGCGGCGTGCTGGCAGCAGATGTGGGACGACCTGCGGGCCCTCATGAAGGAGGGTGTCCTGCGGGGCCGGATCGACACCGTGCACACCGCGCACACGCCGGAGGCCATGCAGCGTGCGCCGCGGGTAGACCGGCACGGCGGCGAGGTGTACGTGTACCGCCGGCCCGGACAGCCGTGCCTGGTGTGCGGGACGCCGGTGCAGCGTGGGCCCCTGGCCGGCCGGAATCTCTACTGGTGCCCGACCTGCCAACCCGGCTGA
- a CDS encoding polysaccharide deacetylase family protein gives MPPHPPEYPAPQQGPRHAAGPAHPALTGGVGAFPHVGTLDGRRPAHADHEHSGDETSLGRHRRPESPAGPIALRPPATQRIAGGRRRPAVHRVPDADVPDADVPDADLTDRRSERFIPRQAARAARGRHAAADQLAITVRPLPAVLDAAGAVRDWARADTGKRPATGAHRAPGTLPIESWLLIGRHRQQALLGALVAVGLMLVVVPMQQGGDTTVTAVNAAENSVVAPARSPGKKPGKEAEAATPTSPKSPQDTPANPPAPADPSAPPGQNPAAPAPSAPATAPDPATVPIPEGDGPANSLRTTGTETVSLTFDDGPDPVQTPKILALLEEHQVTAMFCVVGEQVRRHPDIVRDIAAAGHALCNHTWNHSLTIGKDDPDEIRKDLIRTNDAIRAAVPDAKIPYFRAPGGNFTDRLVRTAYAEGMTSLYWEVDPRDWERSASQTGESHVDKIIREVTDNVRPGSIVLSHDFAQPDTVEAYETLLPRLRENFTLGLPPGPTSPPATAPASTTQ, from the coding sequence ATGCCGCCGCATCCCCCCGAATATCCGGCGCCGCAGCAGGGCCCGCGACACGCGGCCGGCCCGGCGCACCCCGCGCTGACCGGCGGCGTCGGCGCCTTTCCCCACGTCGGCACGCTCGACGGCCGTCGCCCCGCCCACGCCGACCACGAGCACTCCGGCGACGAGACCTCGCTCGGTCGGCACCGCCGCCCCGAGTCGCCGGCCGGCCCGATCGCCCTGCGTCCACCCGCGACGCAGCGCATCGCCGGCGGCCGGCGCCGCCCCGCGGTCCACCGTGTGCCCGACGCCGATGTGCCCGACGCCGATGTGCCCGACGCGGACCTGACCGACCGCCGGAGCGAGCGTTTCATCCCCCGGCAGGCCGCGCGCGCCGCCCGGGGCCGGCACGCGGCCGCCGACCAACTCGCCATCACCGTGCGACCGCTGCCGGCGGTGCTGGACGCGGCCGGCGCCGTGCGCGACTGGGCCCGCGCCGACACCGGCAAGCGGCCCGCCACCGGCGCCCACCGTGCCCCCGGCACCCTGCCGATCGAATCCTGGCTGCTCATCGGCCGGCACCGGCAGCAGGCCCTGCTCGGTGCCCTGGTCGCCGTCGGCCTCATGCTCGTCGTCGTGCCGATGCAGCAGGGCGGCGACACGACGGTGACCGCGGTCAACGCGGCGGAGAACTCCGTCGTCGCGCCGGCCAGGTCCCCCGGGAAGAAGCCGGGGAAGGAGGCCGAGGCGGCCACGCCCACCAGCCCGAAGTCACCCCAGGACACCCCGGCGAACCCGCCGGCCCCGGCCGACCCGTCGGCCCCGCCCGGGCAGAACCCGGCGGCCCCGGCACCGTCCGCCCCGGCGACGGCCCCCGACCCGGCGACCGTCCCGATCCCCGAGGGCGACGGCCCTGCCAACTCCCTGCGCACCACCGGCACGGAGACGGTCTCACTGACCTTCGACGACGGCCCCGACCCGGTGCAGACCCCCAAGATCCTCGCTCTCCTGGAGGAACACCAGGTCACGGCGATGTTCTGCGTCGTCGGCGAGCAGGTCCGCAGGCACCCCGACATCGTCCGCGACATCGCGGCCGCGGGACACGCGCTGTGCAACCACACCTGGAACCACAGCCTCACGATCGGCAAGGACGACCCGGACGAGATCCGCAAGGATCTGATTCGCACCAACGACGCCATCCGCGCGGCCGTCCCGGACGCGAAGATCCCCTACTTCCGGGCACCGGGCGGCAACTTCACCGACCGCCTGGTCCGCACCGCGTACGCCGAGGGCATGACGTCCCTCTACTGGGAGGTCGACCCCCGCGACTGGGAGCGCAGTGCTTCGCAAACCGGCGAGTCCCACGTGGACAAGATCATCCGGGAGGTGACGGACAACGTCCGGCCCGGATCGATCGTGCTGTCCCACGACTTCGCCCAGCCGGACACCGTCGAGGCGTACGAGACGCTGCTGCCGCGACTCCGGGAGAACTTCACGCTGGGCCTCCCACCCGGACCCACATCTCCGCCCGCGACGGCTCCCGCCTCCACCACGCAGTAG
- a CDS encoding FAD-dependent oxidoreductase: MKLVVVGGDAAGMSAASQARKRRGPDDLEIVAFERGHFTSYSACGIPYWIGGAVADRDALIAREPAAFAKAGITVRMRHEVVAIDLDRREVIAHDLEDGGERREGFDELVYAAGAVPVTPDWARIDGGGVFGVQTLDDGAAIQAWLDRDPRPRRAVVIGGGYVGVEMAEAMIRRGLEVTLLEKSGQPMSTIDPDMGEKVREAICGLGIEVRTGTRVQGLETAHGRVSAVVTPEGSLPADIVVLGLGVRPHTTLAEESGIPVGVTGGLRTDLRMRVVGPEGRVDGLWAAGDCVQTVHRISGQPVHVPLGTHANKQGRVAGINLGGGYATFPGVIGTAVTKVCDLEVARTGLTEREAAAAGFAFVTASVESTSRAGYYPGASRMLIKLIAERRTGMLLGAQIVGRAEAAKRIDSLAIAVWNRMTVEEMTGLDLSYAPPFSPVWDPVLIAARKATDEVHASR; this comes from the coding sequence GTGAAACTCGTCGTCGTCGGCGGCGACGCCGCCGGGATGTCCGCGGCCTCACAGGCCCGCAAGCGCCGCGGCCCGGACGACCTGGAGATCGTGGCGTTCGAACGGGGCCACTTCACGTCCTACTCCGCCTGCGGCATCCCGTACTGGATCGGCGGTGCCGTCGCCGACCGCGACGCCCTGATCGCCCGGGAGCCCGCCGCCTTCGCCAAGGCCGGCATCACCGTACGGATGCGGCACGAGGTCGTGGCGATCGACCTGGACCGGCGCGAGGTGATCGCCCACGACCTGGAGGACGGCGGCGAACGCCGCGAGGGCTTCGACGAGCTGGTGTACGCGGCCGGCGCCGTCCCGGTCACGCCGGACTGGGCGCGCATCGACGGCGGCGGCGTCTTCGGCGTGCAGACGCTCGACGACGGCGCCGCGATCCAGGCCTGGCTCGACCGCGATCCCCGGCCGCGCCGGGCGGTGGTGATCGGCGGCGGCTACGTGGGCGTCGAGATGGCCGAGGCGATGATCCGGCGGGGGCTCGAGGTCACCCTGCTGGAGAAGTCCGGGCAGCCGATGTCCACCATCGACCCGGACATGGGCGAGAAGGTGCGCGAGGCGATCTGCGGGCTCGGCATCGAGGTCCGCACCGGGACCCGGGTGCAGGGCCTGGAGACCGCGCACGGGCGGGTCAGCGCGGTCGTCACCCCCGAGGGGTCGCTGCCGGCCGACATCGTGGTCCTCGGCCTGGGCGTACGCCCCCACACGACGCTCGCCGAGGAGTCCGGCATTCCGGTCGGCGTGACCGGCGGCCTGCGCACCGACCTGCGGATGCGGGTGGTCGGCCCGGAAGGGCGCGTCGACGGGCTCTGGGCGGCCGGGGACTGCGTCCAGACGGTGCACCGGATCAGCGGCCAGCCCGTGCACGTCCCGCTCGGGACGCACGCGAACAAGCAGGGCCGGGTCGCGGGCATCAACCTCGGCGGCGGCTATGCGACGTTTCCGGGAGTCATAGGTACGGCGGTGACGAAGGTCTGCGATCTCGAGGTGGCCCGTACCGGGCTGACCGAGCGGGAGGCGGCGGCCGCGGGCTTCGCGTTCGTGACCGCCTCGGTGGAGTCGACGAGCCGCGCCGGCTACTACCCGGGCGCGAGCAGGATGCTGATCAAGCTGATCGCGGAGCGGCGTACGGGCATGCTGCTGGGCGCGCAGATCGTCGGCCGCGCCGAAGCCGCCAAGCGGATCGACTCGCTGGCGATAGCGGTCTGGAACCGCATGACGGTGGAGGAGATGACCGGCCTGGACCTGAGCTACGCGCCGCCGTTCTCACCGGTCTGGGATCCGGTGCTGATCGCGGCCCGCAAGGCGACGGACGAGGTCCACGCCTCCCGGTGA
- a CDS encoding carboxylate-amine ligase produces the protein MTTAEPAAGATTISEEMAGEARAQGLLTLGVEEEYLLVDAVEPRAVEAVDEVFGHLGSDIRDSVQHEYMRSQIETASPPQLDLGGLHDAMRRLRSGLATAAEAAGARLVAVGAAPASGPHTRTVDLDRYHRMRERFGDLSPGAGLNGMHVHVSVPDPETGVQVLNHLRPWLPILQAAAANSPLFAGHDTGYASWRSMLWERWPTVGPAPYLESHEHYETLVADLQASGAMLDEGMLYWYARLSANYPTVEIRMGDVCPSLDDTILLAALARALVGTILRDVNAGKPAPNVPHPLLMAAHWRAAHDGLEGLNIDMATREPRPAWKLMRQLFDCVRPELERHGDLETATVLMGRLRAQGTGAARQRALLSQRGSIADVVDWLARTTADTR, from the coding sequence ATGACGACGGCGGAACCTGCGGCGGGAGCGACCACGATCTCCGAGGAGATGGCCGGGGAAGCGCGGGCCCAGGGACTGCTGACCCTCGGCGTCGAGGAGGAATACCTGCTCGTCGACGCGGTGGAGCCCCGGGCGGTCGAGGCCGTCGACGAGGTCTTCGGCCACCTCGGCTCCGACATCCGCGACTCGGTCCAGCACGAGTACATGCGCAGCCAGATCGAGACGGCCAGCCCGCCCCAGCTCGACCTGGGCGGCCTCCACGACGCCATGAGGCGCCTGCGCTCCGGGCTCGCCACCGCCGCGGAGGCGGCCGGCGCGCGCCTGGTGGCCGTCGGCGCGGCACCGGCCTCCGGCCCGCACACCCGGACGGTGGACCTCGACCGCTACCACCGGATGCGGGAACGCTTCGGCGACCTCTCCCCCGGCGCCGGCCTGAACGGCATGCACGTACACGTGAGCGTCCCGGACCCGGAGACCGGCGTGCAGGTCCTCAACCACCTGCGCCCCTGGCTGCCGATCCTCCAGGCCGCGGCGGCCAACTCCCCGCTCTTCGCCGGCCATGACACCGGGTACGCGAGCTGGCGCTCGATGCTGTGGGAACGCTGGCCGACCGTGGGCCCGGCGCCCTATCTCGAATCCCACGAGCACTACGAGACGCTGGTCGCCGATCTGCAGGCGAGCGGTGCGATGCTCGACGAGGGAATGCTCTACTGGTACGCCCGCCTGTCGGCGAACTACCCCACGGTCGAGATCCGCATGGGCGACGTCTGCCCGTCGCTGGACGACACGATCCTGCTGGCGGCCCTGGCGCGTGCCCTGGTGGGGACGATCCTGCGCGACGTCAACGCCGGAAAGCCCGCGCCGAACGTGCCGCACCCGCTGCTCATGGCCGCGCACTGGCGCGCGGCGCACGACGGGCTGGAGGGTCTCAACATCGACATGGCCACCCGCGAACCCCGGCCGGCCTGGAAGCTGATGCGGCAGCTCTTCGACTGCGTACGCCCGGAGCTCGAACGCCACGGCGACCTGGAGACGGCGACGGTCCTGATGGGCCGGCTCCGCGCCCAAGGCACCGGCGCCGCCCGGCAGCGCGCCCTGCTGTCGCAGCGCGGCTCGATCGCCGACGTCGTCGACTGGCTCGCCCGCACGACCGCGGACACGCGGTGA
- a CDS encoding chitinase: protein MRRSLVLAAAVALAASGSAVVIASSAGAAAACAPAWSAGAVYTNGMSASQSGHNYTAKWWTQNESPTAHSGQWDVWADNGTCSGTTTPTTPPTTPPTTPPTTPPTTPPTTPPTSPPPAGSLPRHFVTGYWQNFDNPAKEIKLAAVPSTYDLIAVAFADATSTPGAVSFGIDPGLSASVGGYTDAQFKADVATLHSRGKKVVISVGGEKGSVSVNDPAAATNFADSVHSLMQTYGFDGVDIDLENGLNPAAMGQALRSLRAKVGPSLIITMAPQTIDMQNPAGSYFKLALDIKDILTVVHTQFYNSGAMLGCDNNAAYGQGSVNFIVALTCIQLEAGLRPDQVAIGLPATTSAAGGGYVSPAVVNQAMDCLARGTNCGSFRPPRTYPGLRGAMTWSINWDVTAGNGWANAVSPHVHALP, encoded by the coding sequence ATGCGCCGATCCTTAGTCCTCGCCGCGGCCGTCGCCCTGGCTGCCAGCGGTTCTGCCGTCGTCATCGCCTCGTCGGCCGGTGCCGCGGCCGCGTGCGCTCCAGCCTGGAGCGCGGGCGCGGTTTACACCAACGGCATGTCCGCGTCACAGTCCGGCCATAACTACACCGCGAAATGGTGGACCCAGAACGAGAGTCCGACTGCCCACAGTGGTCAGTGGGACGTGTGGGCGGACAACGGGACGTGCAGCGGCACGACGACGCCGACGACCCCGCCCACCACGCCCCCGACCACGCCCCCCACGACGCCCCCCACCACCCCGCCCACGACCCCGCCCACCAGCCCGCCGCCCGCCGGCTCGCTGCCCCGGCACTTCGTCACCGGCTACTGGCAGAACTTCGACAACCCGGCCAAGGAGATCAAGCTCGCCGCCGTACCGAGCACCTACGACCTGATCGCGGTGGCCTTCGCCGATGCCACGAGCACGCCCGGCGCAGTCTCCTTCGGCATCGACCCGGGCCTGTCCGCCAGCGTCGGCGGCTACACCGACGCGCAGTTCAAGGCCGACGTCGCCACGCTGCACTCGCGTGGCAAGAAGGTTGTCATCTCGGTCGGCGGTGAGAAGGGCTCGGTGTCGGTCAACGACCCGGCCGCCGCGACGAACTTCGCCGACTCGGTCCACTCGCTGATGCAGACCTACGGCTTCGACGGCGTCGACATCGACCTCGAGAACGGCCTCAACCCGGCCGCCATGGGCCAGGCGCTGCGGAGCCTGCGCGCCAAGGTCGGACCGAGCCTGATCATCACGATGGCGCCGCAGACCATCGACATGCAGAACCCGGCGGGCTCGTACTTCAAGCTCGCGCTCGACATCAAGGACATCCTGACGGTCGTCCACACCCAGTTCTACAACTCCGGCGCGATGCTCGGCTGCGACAACAACGCCGCGTACGGGCAGGGCTCGGTGAACTTCATCGTCGCCCTGACCTGCATCCAGCTCGAGGCCGGCCTGCGCCCCGACCAGGTCGCGATCGGGCTGCCCGCGACGACGAGCGCGGCCGGCGGCGGCTACGTCTCGCCCGCGGTCGTCAACCAGGCGATGGACTGCCTGGCCCGCGGCACCAACTGCGGCTCCTTCCGTCCCCCACGCACCTACCCCGGCCTGCGCGGCGCGATGACCTGGTCTATCAACTGGGACGTCACCGCCGGCAACGGATGGGCCAACGCCGTATCCCCCCACGTCCACGCTTTGCCCTGA
- a CDS encoding carbohydrate-binding protein: protein MKLRLRLLAALAVALTGTAAALVPITASSAAVACAPAWSASAVYTQGNMASQSGRNYTAKWWTQNESPATHSGQWDVWADNGTCGGTTPPPTDPPPPTGGKMPSSPYIYPGWGNPPAPSTVMNATGIRAFTIAFVLANGCNPVWDGEGGLTGGVHESTINAIKAAGGSIVPSIGGWSGNKLGPNCPTPEALAGAYQKVIDTFGLKAIDIDIENTDEFENTVVQDRILNALKIVKQRNPSVKTILTFGTTTTGPNYYGTRLVQQAKALGANIDIFTQMPFDFGGGADMYASTVNASEGLKNLLKSTFGWSDAQAYSHLGISGMNGLSDQHELTTPQTWTQIRDYAKSRGLARFSFWAVNRDRPCPGGGVVSHCSGISQADWEFTRISAGF from the coding sequence ATGAAACTGAGATTGAGGCTCCTGGCCGCCCTCGCCGTGGCCCTGACCGGCACCGCCGCCGCCCTCGTCCCGATCACCGCGTCCAGCGCCGCCGTGGCATGTGCTCCCGCGTGGAGCGCGAGCGCGGTCTACACCCAAGGCAACATGGCCTCGCAGTCGGGCCGCAACTACACCGCGAAGTGGTGGACCCAGAACGAGAGCCCGGCGACCCACAGCGGTCAGTGGGACGTCTGGGCCGACAACGGCACGTGCGGCGGCACCACGCCGCCTCCGACCGACCCGCCGCCGCCCACCGGCGGCAAGATGCCGTCGTCGCCGTACATCTATCCGGGCTGGGGCAACCCGCCGGCGCCGTCGACCGTCATGAACGCCACCGGCATCAGGGCCTTCACCATCGCCTTCGTCCTGGCCAACGGCTGCAACCCGGTCTGGGACGGTGAGGGAGGCCTGACCGGCGGCGTGCACGAGAGCACGATCAACGCGATCAAGGCGGCCGGTGGCAGCATCGTGCCGTCGATCGGCGGTTGGAGCGGCAACAAGCTCGGTCCGAACTGCCCGACCCCGGAGGCGCTCGCGGGGGCGTACCAGAAGGTGATCGACACGTTCGGCCTCAAGGCGATCGACATCGACATCGAGAACACCGACGAGTTCGAGAACACCGTGGTCCAGGACCGCATCCTCAACGCCCTGAAGATCGTCAAGCAGCGGAACCCGTCCGTGAAGACGATCCTGACGTTCGGCACCACGACGACCGGGCCCAACTACTACGGCACGCGCCTGGTCCAGCAGGCCAAGGCGCTCGGCGCCAACATCGACATCTTCACCCAGATGCCGTTCGACTTCGGCGGCGGCGCGGACATGTACGCCAGCACGGTCAACGCCTCCGAGGGCCTGAAGAACCTGCTCAAGTCGACGTTCGGGTGGAGCGACGCGCAGGCGTACAGCCACCTGGGCATCTCCGGCATGAACGGCCTCTCCGACCAGCACGAGCTCACCACGCCGCAGACGTGGACCCAGATCCGCGACTACGCGAAGAGCAGGGGTCTCGCCCGCTTCAGCTTCTGGGCGGTCAACCGGGACCGGCCGTGCCCCGGCGGCGGTGTGGTCTCGCACTGCAGCGGCATCTCCCAGGCCGATTGGGAGTTCACCCGAATCAGCGCCGGCTTCTGA
- a CDS encoding DedA family protein, producing the protein MTDPGTPGGVTGWVASVIDSLGELGVGLLIALENLVPPIPSEIVLSMAGFLAHQGRVSLVLVTIAATAGSVGGALLLYWLGYALSEERLRRWLDRVPLVDADDLDTADRWFERHAGAAVLFGRMAPVVRSLVSIPAGANHMPLGRFVFFTTLGSGIWNCLFVGLGYALGSRWQDVERYSHWFDYAIWTLIVVAVGGWVVKKLRKRRRAAANR; encoded by the coding sequence ATGACCGATCCCGGCACACCCGGTGGCGTGACCGGATGGGTCGCGTCCGTGATCGATTCGCTGGGCGAGCTCGGCGTCGGCCTGCTCATCGCGCTGGAGAACCTGGTCCCGCCGATTCCCAGCGAGATCGTCCTGTCCATGGCGGGCTTCCTGGCCCACCAGGGACGGGTCAGCCTCGTCCTCGTGACCATCGCGGCGACCGCCGGCTCGGTGGGCGGCGCCCTCCTGCTGTACTGGCTGGGGTACGCGCTCAGCGAGGAGCGGCTGCGCCGCTGGCTCGACCGGGTCCCGCTGGTCGACGCGGACGACCTGGACACCGCGGACCGGTGGTTCGAACGGCACGCGGGGGCGGCGGTCCTGTTCGGCCGGATGGCCCCGGTGGTGCGCAGCCTGGTCAGCATCCCGGCCGGCGCCAACCACATGCCGCTCGGCCGGTTCGTCTTCTTCACCACGCTGGGCAGCGGCATCTGGAACTGCCTCTTCGTCGGCCTCGGGTATGCGCTCGGCTCCCGCTGGCAGGACGTCGAGCGCTACAGCCACTGGTTCGACTACGCGATCTGGACGCTGATCGTGGTCGCCGTGGGCGGCTGGGTGGTCAAGAAGCTGCGCAAGCGGCGCCGCGCGGCCGCGAATCGGTGA
- a CDS encoding PadR family transcriptional regulator, with the protein MTDAPMREPTFLVLTALAASPQHGYAVIEDVATMTDGRVRLRAGTLYAALDRLRGEGLIEVDREEIVQSRLRRYYRLTGVGEKRLAAETNRLRTQATLAESRLRARQRPGAAFS; encoded by the coding sequence GTGACCGACGCACCCATGCGGGAGCCGACCTTCCTGGTCCTCACCGCCCTCGCTGCGAGCCCGCAACACGGGTACGCCGTCATCGAGGACGTGGCGACGATGACCGACGGCCGCGTCCGGCTGCGGGCCGGCACGCTCTACGCCGCCCTCGACCGGCTGCGCGGCGAAGGCCTCATCGAGGTGGACCGGGAGGAGATCGTGCAGTCCCGGCTGCGCCGCTACTACCGCCTCACCGGTGTGGGCGAGAAGCGGCTCGCCGCCGAGACCAACCGGCTGCGCACACAGGCGACCCTCGCCGAGAGCCGCCTCCGCGCCCGCCAGCGGCCAGGTGCGGCGTTCTCGTGA